A single genomic interval of Penicillium psychrofluorescens genome assembly, chromosome: 2 harbors:
- a CDS encoding uncharacterized protein (ID:PFLUO_003436-T1.cds;~source:funannotate) yields the protein MELNSAHLLPDQNGGRSSSRAAENTYPDPPAHLSLDSGPSQEDIQAEQTADSGDPHDALADLKRPRACEPCRQLKVRCDPDPNHPDGSCKRCAKARRTCVVTAPTRKRQKKTDSRVTELERKIDALTASLQMSHSSGLLPQGQPSQQPPPQQVQQYQNELQSSHHWDPSPAGNKRQHDGELKEVSRGSGYLATQYSSPDNSSAEKNYERSPSRHWRGPFSGDTIPPKTEASNEYFDCIDRGMVTFQLAEAAFDIYIKRMAPQYPMVVFPTHTTMSDIRRSKPALFLSITAVAIGTLSPDLQVPLFTEFYRMIAERVVVKGEKALELCQGLLVCCIWYMPPENFEELKFYQLTHMAATLAMDLGLNRRSLTSKRGFNFLRELMGKKANPSFDPDGPEARRTWVGCYFLTIQVSAALRRTQMVRWQPYMDECFEILETHPDALPSDKDLLSWAKLGYIMEEASLTVPSEELISIKSFSESKLRYTMKGLENKLNQWKREIPEEKITVLMSNTEHIINLYLHEIALNVDCNNSTELEDPSSPAAMAFVDALTTCIHCIHKSLDTIMSIEIDQFILLPTTSLARTSYAIVSLIKLYSVLTSPDNRLGQIVDVKSLKMDYYLDHVSAHYRAGAARDGGRAASKFSNILGMLRNWFLKKNDQGSGLREEFARAETAGERKIKPERTPLHLLSEVAAGDQVHRTSSGSFSHSPLMASGQNRHLSASTATGYSGPPTPGQSGLGTSTASPGSLQRMTTSTTASDTWPSLQSPRDPTMANRGFYAPFTSSADPSNAYATQQGYGEMSSLGMNPGHPEQPTGILTELGMATSFDPSNFWALGNLMDEGLFSFPLSFDPNLEFY from the exons ATGGAGCTCAATAGCGCACACCTGCTTCCCGACCAAAATGGTGGCCGATCCTCGTCCCGAGCTGCCGAGAATACATATCCAGACCCTCCAGCACATCTATCTTTAGACTCGGGCCCGTCTCAAGAAGACATACAAGCTGAACAGACGGCCGACTCGGGTGACCCACATGATGCTCTGGCCGATCTGAAGCGCCCTCGTGCCTGCGAGCCATGCCGCCAGTTGAAGGTTCGGTGCGATCCAGACCCAAATCACCCGGATGGATCTTGTAAGAGATGTGCGAAAGCTCGTCGCACTTGTGTTGTCACGGCGCCAACTCGCAAGCGCCAGAAAAAGACCGATAGTCGCGTCACGGAGCTGGAGCGGAAGATCGATGCATTGACGGCCAGCCTGCAGATGTCACACAGTAGTGGGCTACTTCCACAGGGACAGCCTTCGCAGCAGCCCCCGCCCCAGCAGGTGCAACAATACCAGAATGAGCTACAATCCAGTCACCACTGGGACCCCAGTCCGGCTGGCAATAAACGGCAGCATGACGGGGAACTGAAAGAAGTCTCCAGGGGAAGTGGATATTTGGCTACCCAGTATTCCAGTCCCGACAATTCGTCGGCAGAGAAGAACTATGAACGCTCTCCGTCAAGACACTGGCGCGGACCGTTTAGCGGCGATACAATCCCACCGAAGACTGAAGCTTCCAATGAGTATTTTGACTGCATCGATCGAGGCATGGTCACTTTCCAACTCGCCGAGGCGGCTTTTGATATCTACATCAAAAGAATGGCTCCCCAATATCCGATGGTTGTCTTCCCTACCCACACGACCATGAGTGATATTCGTCGGAGTAAACCAGCTTTGTTTCTGTCAATAACTGCAGTTGCCATTGGGACTCTGAGTCCTGATCTACAGGTTCCTCTTTTTACCGAATTCTACCGCATGATTGCGGAGCGCGTCGTGGTCAAGGGCGAGAAAGCTCTCGAGCTGTGTCAGGGTCTCTTGGTCTGTTGTATCTGGTACATGCCGCCAGAAAACTTTGAAGAACTCAAGTTCTACCAACTGACTCACATGGCTGCGACCCTGGCAATGGATCTGGGGCTGAACCGCCGCAGCTTGACAAGCAAAAGAGGATTCAATTTTCTCCGTGAGCTgatgggcaagaaggcgaaTCCATCGTTTGATCCAGACGGCCCTGAAGCGAGACGGACCTGGGTGGGATGCTATTTTTTGACCATCCAGGTTTCGGCGGCTTTGAGAAGAACTCAAATGGTCCGGTGGCAGCCGTACATGGATGAATGTTTTGAGATCTTGGAAACTCATCCCGACGCTCTTCCGTCTGACAAAGATCTGCTCTCATGGGCGAAGCTCGGGTACATCATGGAGGAGGCTTCATTGACGGTGCCATCAGAGGAACTTATCTCCATCAAGTCATTTTCGGAAAGCAAACTCAGGTATACGATGAAGGGGCTAGAAAATAAACTGAATcagtggaagagagagattcCTGAGGAAAAGATCACCG TACTGATGTCCAATACTGAACATATCATCAACCTTTATCTTCATGAGATCGCCTTGAATGTCGACTGTAACAACTCTACAGAACTTGAAGACCCGTCCAGTCCTGCAGCCATGGCTTTTGTCGACGCATTAACCACCTGCATCCACTGCATCCATAAAAGTCTGGACACCATCATGTCAATCGAGATTGATCAGTTCATCCTCCTTCCTACAACTTCCCTAGCCCGGACATCATACGCAATTGTTAGCTTGATCAAGCTGTACTCAGTCCTCACATCCCCCGACAACCGGCTTGGGCAGATTGTCGATGTGAAGAGCCTGAAGATGGACTACTATCTAGACCATGTCTCCGCCCATTACCGCGCCGGTGCAGCTCGTGATGGTGGGCGTGCAGCATCCAAGTTTTCGAATATCCTGGGGATGTTACGGAACTGGTTTCTCAAGAAGAACGACCAAGGGTCAGGTCTCCGGGAGGAGTTTGCCCGTGCAGAAACTGCCGGTGAACGAAAA ATAAAGCCGGAACGAACAcctctccatcttctcagcGAAGTGGCCGCGGGCGATCAAGTCCACCGTACTTCTTCTGGTAGCTTCAGTCACTCTCCTCTGATGGCGTCAGGGCAGAATCGCCATCTTTCCGCATCAACAGCCACAGGCTATTCGGGTCCACCGACACCTGGCCAATCCGGTCTCGGCACATCCACCGCATCTCCGGGCTCGTTGCAGCGCATGACAACGTCAACCACTGCGTCCGACACATGGCCCTCCCTCCAAAGCCCCCGAGATCCCACTATGGCAAACAGGGGCTTTTACGCCCCTTTCACCTCCTCGGCAGATCCCTCGAACGCATACGCAACACAGCAGGGATACGGCGAAATGTCTTCCCTTGGCATGAACCCGGGGCACCCAGAGCAGCCTACAGGAATTCTGACCGAACTCGGCATGGCGACGAGCTTTGACCCGAGTAACTTTTGGGCGCTTGGGAATTTGATGGATGAGGGGTTATTCAGTTTCCCATTGTCATTTGATCCGAATCTGGAGTTTTATTGA
- a CDS encoding uncharacterized protein (ID:PFLUO_003433-T1.cds;~source:funannotate), translating into MRFRIANASSFQPSIRRKMRYHDPPMVKANFAKDGDRQSVQMMYEPSQVWRHHVIPLVLGKFSVKILDTGVDSSLFVTIPRIISSTQEGSPVYAVCDAIACAYFASTTASADAVAKRAHAYGTALKAVNVALGDPAQYKNDSTLLAIWMFVVYEGQRRETATVEAWPR; encoded by the exons ATGCGCttccgcattgccaatgcTTCGTCGTTTCAACCGAGCATTCGTCGGAAAATGCGCTATCACGACCCGCCAATGGTCAAAGCGAACTTTGCCAAAGACGGCGACAGACAATCTGTCCAGATGATGTATGAGCCCTCCCAAGTGTGGCGCCACCATGTGATTCCTTTGGTCCTAGGCAAGTTCTCGGTCAAGATTTTGGATACTGGCGTAGACAGCAGCCTGTTCGTTACCATCCCCCGCATCATATCCAGCACGCAAGAAGGGTCTCCGGTCTATGCGGTCTGCGATGCCATTGCATGTGCATATTTCGCGAGTACGACCGCGTCGGCTGATGCTGTTGCCAAGAGAGCCCATGCGTATGGGACTGCACTTAAGGCCGTCAATGTGGCTCTAGGCGATCCTGCTCAATACAAGAATGACAGCACATTATTAGCGATTTGGATGTTTGTGGTGTACGAG GGTCAGAGGAGGGAGACCGCCACTGTCGAGGCATGGCCTCGTTGA
- a CDS encoding uncharacterized protein (ID:PFLUO_003435-T1.cds;~source:funannotate) — protein MGNREQGELRQSRRTVGDHDRPHHMRDWSVRMSDHVREAVHDTYPDIFVQGREMRRARRASQATAAAETQQNLELTTHDDGQGSLVTTLAPRAPRPSGVSERDLCPVCGQRFLSLTEENPIEVREAHIRECIDNHAIRSTRRESSTSRQAPPVPLPLLSSVRMVKFTATEKDCLDEHGKLAECMICMEEYKVDDVLARLECLCKFHLDCLENWFQKKSECPVHFRPE, from the exons ATGGGAAAC CGTGAGCAAGGCGAACTTCGTCAGTCCCGACGCACTGTTGGCGATCATGACCGACCACACCATATGCGAGACTGGAGTGTTCGTATGAGTGATCATGTCAGAGAGGCAGTTCACGATACGTACCCCGACATTTTTGTCCAGGGACGCGAGATGCGGCGTGCCCGCCGCGCCAGCCAAGCCACTGCTGCCGCCGAAACCCAGCAGAACCTGGAGCTGACCACCCACGACGACGGCCAAGGCTCCCTCGTTACGACACTGGCGCCTCGCGCCCCTCGCCCCTCTGGTGTTTCTGAGCGCGATCTCTGCCCCGTGTGCGGTCAGCGATTCCTATCGCTAACCGAAGAGAATCCCATAGAAGTCCGCGAAGCGCACATTCGCGAGTGCATCGACAACCACGCGATCCGCTCCACCCGTCGCGAATCCTCGACCTCAAGGCAGGCTCCTCCTGTGCCTCTGCCCCTTCTGTCGTCCGTCCGTATGGTCAAGTTTACGGCGACGGAGAAGGATTGCCTCGACGAACACGGCAAATTGGCAGAGTGCATGATTTGCATGGAGGAGTACAAGGTGGACGACGTGCTGGCTCGCCTCGAATGCCTGTGCAAGTTCCACCTTGACTGCCTTGAGAATTGGTTCCAGAAGAAGTCCGAGTGTCCCGTTCACTTCCGCCCGGAGTGA
- a CDS encoding uncharacterized protein (ID:PFLUO_003434-T1.cds;~source:funannotate) → MPEAAMCDDPTCPQPEASTASGLPQDLCLARRGGTSSAQGRRWRDTSKRRRPFWVLLVLVCWISWASPATAALLNFDNCLDKARLDSDPRLLQFVPLDVSVTFNLTDPLRPLNVTVYGNVSGTADGRADYPPANDPQWNNPNITLGKIEDLSDSNNKWSTLVTSFNVLSFAPYHDPQRFCTQLDQGECPLGPVFGANASDLSRLHSFSVQHDMISSYRFSTISPNFLILSGDASAAELGCISVSITPDLGLSLRNALAYVPLVILVLVGIATITAAMYSPWGTTDPFRWTSNYGRDEDILRLVTPGFADCLQYIQYVVLTGALSLNYPGFYQPTVSQAAWSSLMFNQSLVNSGSGYDPVVDGVYAINGTYGLDRFNQLVGMATTHDIWPGMMVWLLVILAGVTLLVQAGFVLRWVHRELAHIPEQDLRAKNVPFTIGNIFRIVFNFLLLPIVSLSFFQFVIAGSSPAFTTALAAVVILILVCFSIWAIRVIVSTRPRSHLFDDLPTVLLYGPLYNTFCDDAAPFAMVPLFLTFARGIAIGALQPSGIAQIVLLAICEVVSVLTVVAFRPFPGPTLMNLYHCCFSIIRFLTILLSVVFVPSLAVSEAARGWIGYVILVLHALVLIFGFFLNALQTFIEVIARLAGAGGATRGGLVKVFGMRQLSRRAPQRGIQRDITRQSLGSEAAMLAHADDRMSSQFDGSRPRSLSGNSALLLNRASDGRASQLIDYASSHGGTHSRAASSGLYTPTTLGGHTSYGGAESPVIGMQPRDPYYRPPRPGRRSQQPSSFDGGRIPKTLMKPNRAMDTEDNLRDNPPVSGRATPTPAYIPAPKEDMELEDPRKQKDYAVREVDFYYRVRGPPLSHMGTRKLKTGPADPTGPVSSATGWFRNFFQGKTKEKGKGFEVVRSARAPPPGLFDDEEPYQDDPEDGSHSRHVSTAYSPYQDSDGDHDNRQSSDRPPVLPQVNSVGSIELPSRMGSRRTVQEAPEEEIEESSKPLPAVAETPASPGSQRIGTISPSGHLQPESPTTTKMPFSGSSSPSQERNPSVASTTQSVTSSSRRSHKTMQEDGRSDRPSSMGYVAQYRTSDNITQASPDEPSFTGSAAELVDEPFHADH, encoded by the exons ATGCCCGAAGCGGCCATGTGTGACGACCCGACATGCCCCCAACCGGAGGCCTCAACGGCCTCCGGTCTTCCCCAGGATTTGTGTCTGGCTCGACGCGGTGGAACTTCTAGCGCTCAAGGTCGACGATGGCGCGACACGTCcaagcggcggcggccgtTTTGGGTTCTGCTCGTGCTGGTGTGCTGGATCTCTTGGGCTTCTCCCGCAACGGCGGCGCTGCTGAATTTCGATAACTGCTTGGACAAGGCTCGTCTTGACTCGGATCCACGGCTGCTTCAGTTTGTGCCTCTGGATGTCTCCGTCACATTCAACTTGACGGACCCGCTCCGCCCACTGAATGTGACGGTCTACGGTAACGTCTCTGGCACCGCCGACGGACGTGCAGACTATCCGCCGGCGAATGATCCCCAGTGGAACAACCCCAACATTACCCTGGGCAAGATCGAGGACCTGAGCGACTCGAACAACAAGTGGTCGACCTTGGTGACCTCGTTCAATGTGCTCAGCTTTGCCCCCTATCACGATCCCCAACGCTTCTGCACCCAGCTCGACCAAGGCGAGTGTCCCTTGGGACCGGTATTTGGTGCCAATGC AAGTGATTTGAGCCGACTGCACTCCTTCTCCGTCCAGCATGATATGATCTCCTCCTACCGATtctcgaccatctcgcccaATTTTCTTATCCTATCTGGCGatgcctccgccgccgagctgggctgTATTTCCGTGTCCATCACGCCCGATCTCGGTCTCTCCCTCAGAAATGCCCTGGCCTATGTTCCCCTCGTCATTCTGGTATTGGTGGGGATCGCGACTATCACGGCGGCCATGTATAGTCCCTGGGGCACAACGGATCCATTTCGATGGACGAGCAACTATGGTCGCGACGAAGACATTCTGCGACTGGTCACCCCCGGCTTTGCTGATTGCCTGCAGTACATTCAGTATGTGGTGTTGACGGGTGCTCTATCATTGAATTACCCAGGCTTTTACCAGCCGACGGTGAGCCAGGCGGCTTGGTCGTCTCTAATGTTTAACCAGAGCCTCGTCAACTCAGGTAGCGGCTATGACCCGGTTGTGGACGGCGTCTATGCGATTAATGGGACCTATGGTTTGGATCGATTCAACCAACTGGTGGGAATGGCTACCACTCACGATATCTGGCCTGGTATGATGGTGTGGCTGCTGGTCATTTTGGCCGGCGTCACGCTGCTTGTCCAGGCTGGCTTTGTGTTGCGTTGGGTTCACCGCGAATTGGCGCATATCCCCGAGCAAGACTTGCGCGCCAAAAACGTGCCATTTACTATTGGAAACATCTTCCGCATCGTATTCAACTTCTTGCTTCTTCCGATTGTCTCGCTGTCCTTCTTCCAGTTTGTTATCGCAGGCAGTTCACCTGCCTTCACGACTGCTTTGGCTGCAGTGGTGATTCTCATTTTGGTCTGCTTTTCAATCTGGGCTATCCGAGTGATTGTCAGTACTCGACCGCGGTCTCATCTGTTCGATGATCTTCCAACGGTTCTTCTATACGGCCCGCTTTATAATACGTTCTGTGATGACGCGGCGCCTTTTGCCATGGTGCCATTGTTTTTGACGTTTGCTCGAGGTATCGCCATTGGGGCACTGCAGCCATCGGGCATTGCTCAAATTGTGTTGCTCGCTATCTGTGAAGTTGTCTCGGTCCTCACGGTTGTGGCTTTCCGACCATTCCCCGGGCCGACGCTCATGAATTTGTATCACTGCTGCTTTTCCATCATCCggttcttgaccatcttgCTGAGTGTGGTGTTTGTTCCGTCTTTAGCGGTTTCCGAGGCCGCACGAGGCTGGATTGGTTACGTGATTCTTGTCCTGCATGCACTGGTGCTTATCTTTGGGTTCTTCCTCAATGCTCTACAGACCTTTATCGAGGTCATTGCGCGACTTGCGGGTGCCGGTGGTGCTACTCGTGGCGGTTTGGTCAAGGTATTTGGGATGCGCCAGCTCTCGAGGCGTGCCCCTCAACGTGGTATCCAACGCGATATCACTCGACAGAGTCTTGGTTCTGAAGCCGCGATGCTCGCTCATGCTGACGATCGCATGTCGTCTCAATTTGATGGATCTCGCCCCCGCAGTCTGTCAGGAAACTCGGCTCTTCTCCTTAACCGTGCCAGTGATGGCCGCGCAAGTCAGCTGATTGACTACGCGAGTTCGCACGGCGGCACTCACAGCCGTGCTGCGAGCAGCGGGCTCTACACGCCTACGACACTCGGTGGCCACACTTCCTACGGCGGGGCAGAATCTCCTGTGATTGGCATGCAGCCCCGTGATCCGTACTATCGACCTCCGcggccaggaagaagatcgcAACAACCCAGCTCTTTTGATGGGGGTCGGATCCCGAAGACTTTGATGAAGCCCAACCGTGCTATGGATACGGAAGACAACTTACGAGATAATCCACCGGTTTCTGGCCGGGCGACTCCTACACCAGCCTACATTCCAGCACCCAAGGAAGACATGGAACTTGAAGACCCTCGCAAGCAAAAAGACTACGCCGTCCGAGAAGTCGATTTTTACTACCGTGTCCGCGGCCCGCCCCTCTCGCACATGGGCACTCGTAAACTGAAGACAGGCCCAGCAGATCCGACAGGCCCAGTTTCTTCCGCAACAGGGTGGTTCCGGAACTTCTTCCAGGGAAAgaccaaggagaagggcaagggATTCGAGGTGGTGCGGAGCGCACGGGCGCCCCCACCTGGTTtgtttgatgatgaagaaccaTACCAAGACGACCCCGAGGATGGAAGTCATTCTCGCCACGTCTCCACCGCTTATAGCCCGTACCAGGACTCAGATGGTGACCACGACAACCGGCAATCGAGTGACCGCCCTCCTGTTCTACCGCAAGTGAATTCCGTCGGCAGCATCGAGCTGCCAAGCCGGATGGGATCCCGTCGCACCGTTCAGGAGGCACCAGAAGAGGAAATCGAAGAATCGTCTAAGCCTCTACCCGCCGTCGCCGAAACACCGGCCTCCCCCGGATCCCAACGAATTGGGACTATCTCACCCTCAGGACATCTGCAGCCAGAAtctcccaccaccacgaAAATGCCGTTCAGTGGAAGCAGCTCCCCTTCCCAAGAACGCAATCCCTCCGTCGCATCTACAACTCAATCGGTCACCTCTAGCAGCCGCAGGAGTCACAAAACTATgcaagaagatggccgctCTGACCGACCCTCAAGCATGGGATATGTGGCCCAATATCGCACGAGTGATAACATCACCCAAGCGAGTCCGGATGAGCCCTCCTTCACTGGCAGTGCTGCAGAGCTAGTCGATGAGCCATTCCACGCCGACCATTAA
- a CDS encoding uncharacterized protein (ID:PFLUO_003437-T1.cds;~source:funannotate), translated as MRERTPFPADLLRSLPNLQLILATGTQFETFDLAAARECGIAVTAAPGRGRTDSTSATPRHPNIKAGASHPTTQHTWALILALARNVASDDAAMKDPARRAWQTSLARGLYGKMLGVVGLGRLGGAAARIAVLAFGMRVLCWSENLTQEKADRKAVELGLLLRDDSGAPTFLAVQKRDLFCESDVVSLHYVLGERSRHLVSGPELGCMKEEALLVNTSRGGLIDDEALYGALMEGRIGGAALDVFDLEPLPRESDWRSTEWGKEGRSNLLLTPHMGYVEEALMHTWYEETAENLERWLEGKELLHRLA; from the coding sequence ATGCGCGAGCGCACCCCCTTCCCCGCAGACTTACTGCGCTCACTACCCAATCTCCAACTCATCCTCGCGACAGGGACGCAGTTTGAGACGTTCGAtctggctgctgcgcgcGAGTGTGGGATTGCCGTTACCGCTGCGCCGGGACGAGGCCGTACAGATTCTACATCTGCCACGCCGCGCCATCCCAATATCAAAGCCGGTGCATCGCACCCAACAACACAGCATACTTGGGCCTTGATCCTCGCGCTAGCTCGGAACGTTGCCTCCGACGACGCGGCGATGAAAGATCCAGCGCGCCGAGCGTGGCAGACAAGTTTGGCGCGCGGGCTCTACGGGAAAATGCTCGGGGTCGTGGGACTGGGTCGTCtcggcggcgcggcggcgcGCATTGCTGTTCTGGCATTTGGGATGCGCGTTCTCTGCTGGAGCGAGAATCTGACGCAGGAGAAGGCGGATCGGAAAGCGGTAGAGCTGGGGCTCCTGCTTCGGGACGACAGTGGTGCACCGACTTTTCTGGCTGTGCAGAAGAGAGACTTGTTTTGTGAGTCTGATGTCGTTAGCTTGCACTATGTTCTCGGTGAGCGGTCGAGGCATCTTGTCTCCGGGCCGGAGTTGGGCTGTATGAAGGAGGAGGCGCTGCTGGTTAATACTTCGCGCGGGGGGTTGATTGATGACGAGGCGCTGTATGGTGCGTTGATGGAAGGGCGTATTGGTGGTGCTGCGCTTGATGTGTTTGATCTTGAGCCGTTGCCGCGTGAGAGTGATTGGCGCTCTACAGAATgggggaaggagggaaggagtAATCTTTTGCTCACGCCGCATATGGGATATGTTGAGGAGGCACTGATGCATACGTGGTATgaggagacggcggagaaTCTGGAGCGGTGGCTGGAGGGGAAGGAATTGTTGCATCGTCTTGCATGA
- a CDS encoding uncharacterized protein (ID:PFLUO_003438-T1.cds;~source:funannotate), translated as MIPASPVQLPQAGLTGEEDFDGLTCRLRHLKCDKSGATCLRCQRSGRECVPAPVKSEEVSFRHGQNPSLRGKGPPRYGESDLAFPEDQVWVEASSDWSFKDETDETASEYHVLSIREQPSASGSPSESRSTPSSVTMDSGATSSATARPPYTRSNSANSLRSPPTPVGQPRMANVNEAYLLRHFQRYVAPWLDACDPGRHFSTEVTERALHSPLLLYACLAVSACHLHRTTNHIPSDVADEYHERCISIMLPVLDKPDFNISIDLLLASTVILRFFEQISSHGPPNDPQRHLLAGSVYISSHVDCAISGGLASAAFWLFVIQDIQFALTYQKCLRLSLAPFDDRLRMWWASKSRLTDSDWTNRAIWILAETIDFCYNVSGRNYGGCLGVAGENALMQRIAEWENSRPDTFAPLHAAPPDPARGKPFPEVWYMSSWHATAVQHMCLTKALLSIRAIELLDRSILITDQYMRLKDEITNNLNLLFGIGQSAENDPSLRIMACHVLYACSAWIDNPLAQNAVFDLLRSTETENGWPWAYVEQRIVHAWRGVEVSR; from the exons ATGATCCCGGCCTCGCCGGTCCAATTACCGCAGGCTGGACTGACCGGTGAAGAAGACTTCGATGG CCTCACGTGCCGTCTCCGCCATCTGAAAT GTGACAAGTCCGGTGCTACATGTCTGCGCTGTCAACGATCGGGCCGTGAATGTGTCCCAGCTCCCGTAAAATCCGAAGAGGTCTCTTTCCGCCATGGTCAAAACCCTTCCCTGCGCGGAAAGGGTCCTCCGCGGTACGGGGAGAGCGATTTGGCCTTCCCAGAAGACCAAGTCTGGGTTGAAGCGTCTTCGGACT GGTCCTTCAAAGACGAGACCGATGAGACGGCCTCCGAGTATCATGTTCTCTCTATAAGAGAGCAACCATCGGCTTCAGGGTCGCCGTCAGAGTCTCGGTCCACACCCTCGTCGGTGACTATGGATTCTGGGGCGACGTCCAGCGCAACGGCGAGGCCGCCGTACACGCGGTCCAATTCGGCCAATTCATTACGCTCCCCGCCGACGCCTGTCGGCCAGCCTCGGATGGCCAATGTAAACGAAGCGTATCTCCTCCGGCATTTCCAGAGATATGTCGCGCCATGG CTCGACGCCTGCGATCCCGGCCGGCACTTCTCAACCGAGGTGACCGAACGCGCCCTTCATTCGCCATTACTGCTGTATGCATGCCTGGCTGTGTCGGCGTGCCACCTGCACCGGACCACAAACCACATTCCGTCCGATGTCGCGGACGAGTACCACGAGCGCTGCATCTCAATCATGCTTCCAGTCCTCGACAAACCTGACTTCAACATCAGCATCGACCTGCTGCTCGCATCCACCGTGATCCTGCGTTTCTTCGAGCAAATCTCCTCCCACGGTCCGCCCAACGACCCGCAGCGCCATCTTCTAGCCGGATCCGTGTACATCAGCTCGCACGTCGACTGCGCCATCTCCGGCGGTCTCGCGTCGGCCGCCTTCTGGCTCTTCGTCATCCAGGACATCCAGTTCGCGCTGACGTACCAGAAATGCCTACGGCTGAGTTTGGCGCCTTTTGATGATCGTCTGCGCATGTGGTGGGCTTCCAAGAGCCGCCTCACCGATAGTGACTGGACCAACCGCGCTATCTGGATCTTAGCCGAGACTATCGATTTCTGCTATAATGTCTCCGGTCGCAACTATGGGGGCTGTTTGGGCGTGGCGGGAGAGAATGCTCTCATGCAGCGCATTGCCGAGTGGGAGAATTCTCGTCCGGATACATTTGCCCCGTTACATGCGGCGCCGCCGGATCCTGCGAGGGGGAAACCGTTTCCTGAGGTGTGGTACATGAGTTCATGGCATG CCACTGCCGTCCAGCATATGTGTCTCACCAAGGCACTGCTATCCATTCGTGCGATTGAACTGCTTGACCGAAGCATTTTGATCACTGATCAGTACATGCGACTAAAG GATGAAATCACCAATAATCTAAACCTCCTCTTCGGCATTGGCCAGTCGGCCGAAAACGACCCTTCCCTGCGGATTATGGCCTGCCATGTCCTCTATGCGTGCAGCGCGTGGATCGACAATCCCCTCGCCCAGAACGCGGTGTTTGATCTGCTGCGCAGCACCGAGACCGAGAATGGTTGGCCGTGGGCGTATGTCGAGCAACGCATTGTTCATGCATGGCGTGGAGTGGAAGTTTCGAGATAG